A single region of the Drosophila miranda strain MSH22 chromosome 2, D.miranda_PacBio2.1, whole genome shotgun sequence genome encodes:
- the LOC108156242 gene encoding serine/threonine-protein kinase Warts codes for MHPAGEKRGGRPNDKYTAEALESIKQDLTRFEVQNNQRNNQNYTALRYTATNGRNDALTPDYHHVKPPMEPPSSASPSPDVVIPPPPAIVGGQPVVGVGVGVALQTNGHVPKMMNPLIPTKLIRKPSIERDTPSHYLRCSPALDSGAGSSRSDSPHSHSHQGLGGGGGGGGGGSRASTTGPYSPSPSSFSDAAPPAPPPRNPTASSSATPPPPPPTSQAYVKRRSPALNRPPAIAPPPGAPGTRGTSPVIPQNGLKTQQQLSQQMKVLNMYPGGGNGAAVEPPPPYLINTVVVTSSQPPPPPSYTASMQSRQSPTQSQQSDYRKSPSSGIYSATSAGSPSPITVSNSSGILPPPPVPAGSVGLAKPQPRAYQARTQQPIIMQSVKSTQVQKPVLQTAVAPQSPVSASASNSPVHVMAAPPSYPQKSPAVVQQQQQAAAAAAHQHSPLLVVPNTGSVVVGSSAVKPPTPTTPPLMGSALNGSVIVKPACMEPPSYAKSMQAKAAIVHPQQVQVQQQQQQQQQQQLQALRALQAQAQAQQAQAQQQQQQQQQQQQQQQQQKATLASNGNPGRQLPPPPPYQSNNNNDSKPASNNNNNIQITNSNLATTPPIPPAKYSGAGGAGAGANSSGGSNGSTSTASSSGAKAAAAAAAACKKIKHASPIPERKISKEKEEERKEGRMRQYSPQAFKFFMEQHIENVIKSYRQRTYRKNQLEKEMLKVGLPDETQVEMRKMLNQKESNYIRLKRAKMDKSMFVKIKPIGVGAFGEVTLVRKIDTSNHLYAMKTLRKADVLKRNQVAHVKAERDILAEADNNWVVKLYYSFQDKDNLYFVMDYIPGGDLMSLLIKLGIFEEELARFYIAEVTCAVDSVHKMGFIHRDIKPDNILIDSVGHIKLTDFGLCTGFRWTHNSKYYQENGNHSRQDSMEPWEDYSENGPKPTVLERRRMRDHQRVLAHSLVGTPNYIAPEVLERSGYTQLCDYWSVGVILYEMLVGQPPFLANTPLETQQKVINWEKTLHIPPQAELSREATDLIRRLCASADKRLGKSVDEVKSHDFFKGIDFADMRKQKAPFIPEIKHPTDTSNFDPVDPDKLRSNDSNMSSGDDIDQNDRPFHGFFEFTFRRFFDDKQQPDMTDDQAPVYV; via the exons AATTACACAGCTCTGCGATACACAGCCACCAATGGACGCAATGATGCACTTACTCCGGACTATCATCATGTCAAGCCGCCCATGGAGCCACCGTCGTCGGCGTCCCCGTCGCCGGATGTGGTCATCCCCCCGCCACCCGCCATCGTAGGCGGCCAGCCCGTGGTGGGCGTTGGTGTGGGCGTGGCCCTGCAGACGAACGGACACGTGCCAAAGATGATGAACCCCCTGATCCCCACGAAGCTGATTCGCAAGCCGAGCATCGAGCGGGACACCCCCAGCCACTACCTGCGCTGCAGCCCGGCCCTGGACTCGGGCGCCGGCAGCTCCCGGTCCGACAGCCcgcactcccactcccaccaGGGCCtcggcggaggaggaggcggcggcGGGGGTGGCAGTCGGGCCAGCACCACGGGTCCGTACTCCCCGTCGCCGAGCAGCTTCAGCGATGCGGCTCCCCCGGCGCCGCCACCACGGAATCCGACGGCCTCCAGCTCGGCCACGCCCCCTCCGCCACCGCCCACGAGCCAGGCGTACGTGAAGCGAAGGTCGCCGGCGCTGAACCGCCCGCCGGCGATAGCCCCACCGCCAGGAGCGCCCGGGACACGCGGCACCTCGCCGGTCATCCCGCAGAACGGGCTGaagacgcagcagcagctctcGCAGCAGATGAAGGTGCTCAACATGTACCCCGGCGGAGGCAACGGCGCCGCGGTGGAGCCCCCGCCGCCGTATCTCATCAACACGGTGGTGGTGACCAGCAGCCAGCCCCCGCCGCCGCCCAGCTACACGGCCTCGATGCAGTCCCGCCAGTCGCCGACGCAGTCGCAGCAGTCGGACTACCGCAAGTCCCCCAGCAGCGGCATCTACTCGGCCACGTCGGCGGGATCGCCCAGTCCCATCACCGtgagcaacagcagcggcatcCTGCCACCCCCGCCCGTCCCCGCGGGGTCCGTGGGCCTGGCCAAGCCCCAGCCGAGGGCGTACCAGGCGCGCACCCAGCAGCCCATCATCATGCAGAGCGTGAAGAGCACGCAGGTGCAGAAGCCGGTGCTTCAGACGGCAGTGGCGCCCCAGTCGCCGGTCAGTGCCTCCGCCAGCAACAGTCCGGTGCACGTCATGGCCGCCCCGCCTTCCTACCCCCAGAAGTCGCCGGCGGTggtacagcagcagcagcaggcagcggcagccgccGCCCATCAGCACTCGCCGCTCCTGGTGGTCCCGAACACGGGGTCCGTGGTGGTGGGATCGTCCGCCGTGAAGCCACCCACGCCCACAACGCCGCCGCTGATGGGATCCGCTCTCAACGGGTCCGTGATCGTCAAGCCCGCCTGCATGGAGCCCCCCTCCTATGCCAAGAGCATGCAGGCCAAGGCTGCCATTGTGCATCCGCAGCAGGTCCAggtgcaacagcaacaacagcagcaacagcagcagcagctccaggcACTGAGAGCACTCCAGGCTCAAGCACAGGCACAGCAG GCGCaggcacaacagcagcagcagcaacaacaacaacaacagcagcagcagcaacagcagaaggcAACCCTGGCGAGCAATGGCAATCCTGGCAGACAGcttccacccccacccccctaccagagcaacaacaacaacgacagtAAAcccgccagcaacaacaacaacaacattcAGATCACAAACAGCAACCTTGCCACCACCCCGCCAATACCGCCCGCCAAGTACAGCGGAGCGGGAGGAGCTGGGGCGGGAGCCAACAGTTCGGGCGGAAGCAATGGCTCCACATCGACAGCGTCCTCTTCGGGAGCAAaggccgccgctgccgccgccgccgcctgcaAGAAGATCAAGCACGCATCGCCGATACCCGAGCGGAAGATCTccaaggagaaggaggaggagcggAAGGAGGGGCGCATGCGGCAGTACTCGCCGCAGGCCTTCAAGTTCTTCATGGAGCAGCACATCGAGAACGTGATCAAGTCGTACCGCCAGCGCACCTACCGCAAGAACCAGCTGGAGAAGGAGATGCTGAAGGTGGGGCTGCCGGACGAGACGCAGGTCGAGATGCGGAAGATGCTCAACCAGAAGGAGAGCAACTACATCCGCCTCAAGCGGGCCAAGATGGACAAGAGCATGTTCGTGAAGATCAAGCCGATCGGCGTCGGTGCCTTTGGGGAGGTGACGCTCGTCCGCAAGATCGACACCTCCAACCATCTGTACGCCATGAAGACGCTCCGCAAGGCCGACGTCCTCAAGCGCAACCAAGTGGCGCATGTGAAAGCCGAACGTGATATCTTGGCGGAGGCCGACAACAACTGGGTCGTGAAGCTCTACTATAGTTTTCAGGATAAGGATAATTTATACTTTGTGATGGACTACATACCCG GTGGCGATCTCATGTCGCTGCTGATCAAGCTGGGCATCTTCGAGGAGGAGCTGGCCCGTTTCTACATAGCGGAAGTCACCTGCGCCGTGGACAGTGTACACAAAATGGGCTTCATTCATAG AGACATCAAGCCTGACAACATACTCATCGACAGTGTCGGACACATAAAACTCACCGATTTCGGCCTTTGCACGGGATTCCGATGGACGCATAACTCAAAGTACTATCAGGAGAATG GCAATCACTCGCGTCAGGACTCGATGGAACCCTGGGAGGATTACTCGGAGAATGGACCCAAACCCACTGTGCTGGAGCG ACGACGGATGCGCGATCACCAAAGAGTTTTGGCCCACTCGCTGGTGGGGACACCGAACTACATAGCGCCCGAGGTGCTGGAGCGGAGCGGCTACACGCAGCTGTGCGACTACTGGAGCGTCGGAGTGATTCTCTACGAGATGCTGGTGGGGCAGCCGCCCTTCCTGGCCAACACCCCACTGGAGACGCAACAGAAG GTCATAAACTGGGAAAAAACGTTGCATATACCGCCGCAGGCGGAACTCTCGCGGGAGGCCACCGATCTGATCCGGCGGCTCTGTGCGTCGGCGGACAAGCGGCTGGGCAAGAGCGTGGACGAGGTGAAGAGCCATGACTTCTTCAAGGGCATCGATTTTGCGGACATGCGGAAGCAGAAGGCGCCCTTCATACCCGAGATCAAGCATCCCACGGACACGTCCAACTTCGATCCGGTCGATCCGGACAAGCTGCGCTCTAACGACTCGAACATGAGCAGCGGCGACGACATCGATCAGAACGACAGGCCATTCCATGGATTTTTCGAATTTACCTTTAGGAGATTCTTCGACGACAAGCAGCAGCCGGATATGACGGACGATCAGGCGCCGGTCTACGTTTGA